A window of Bacteroidales bacterium contains these coding sequences:
- a CDS encoding dihydroorotase, translated as MSAYHIINALIINEGKSFLGEVFVNDKIITKINENKISNTPANFIRIDAKGNWLMPGIIDDQVHFRQPGNENKATIYSESRAAVAGGVTSFMDMPNTNPPTLTQELLENKYNIAAKDSLANYSFYMGVSNDNIDEVLKTPLNNVCGIKIFLGSSTGNLLVNNQNTIEKLFAETPHIIAAHCEDEKTIRKNTASAKNKFGNDPEPYVHSIIRDTEACFKSSSHAISLAKQKGCRLHVLHISTAKELELFDSNIPLEKKKITAEVCLNHLLFDYSFYKTKGNFIKCNPSVKSNDDMLALRNGLKTKHIDIVATDHAPHLSEEKNLSYFNAPSGCPMVQHSLQSMIELMKYNIWSKEDIVTFMCHNPAILFNISKRGFIREGYFADLALVDPMKKYTVNKSNILYKCNWSPLEGTEFSASIDKTFVNGDLVWDDDKIIESASAMRLTFDRKN; from the coding sequence ATGAGTGCTTACCATATTATTAATGCTTTAATTATAAACGAAGGCAAGTCTTTCTTAGGGGAAGTATTTGTCAATGATAAAATCATTACAAAAATTAATGAAAATAAAATATCAAACACCCCTGCTAATTTTATAAGAATAGATGCTAAAGGCAATTGGCTTATGCCCGGAATTATTGATGACCAAGTTCATTTCAGGCAGCCAGGCAACGAAAACAAAGCTACAATTTATAGCGAAAGTCGCGCAGCTGTTGCTGGTGGCGTTACTTCATTTATGGATATGCCTAATACCAATCCACCCACACTTACTCAAGAACTTTTAGAAAATAAATATAATATAGCAGCAAAAGATTCATTGGCTAATTACAGTTTCTATATGGGCGTTTCTAATGATAATATTGATGAAGTTTTAAAAACCCCATTAAATAACGTTTGCGGAATAAAAATTTTTCTAGGTTCATCTACAGGCAACTTATTAGTAAACAATCAAAATACAATAGAAAAATTATTTGCCGAAACTCCACACATTATAGCGGCACACTGCGAAGACGAAAAAACCATTAGAAAAAACACAGCTTCGGCAAAAAATAAATTTGGCAACGACCCAGAGCCTTATGTTCACAGCATTATACGAGACACTGAAGCCTGCTTCAAATCAAGTTCTCATGCTATTTCTTTAGCAAAACAAAAAGGATGCAGACTTCATGTATTGCATATTTCCACAGCGAAAGAACTAGAATTATTCGACTCCAACATCCCTCTTGAGAAAAAGAAAATCACTGCTGAAGTGTGTCTAAATCACTTACTATTTGACTACAGCTTTTACAAAACAAAAGGGAATTTTATAAAGTGCAATCCGTCTGTAAAATCTAATGATGACATGTTAGCATTAAGAAATGGATTGAAAACTAAGCATATAGACATTGTTGCAACTGACCATGCTCCCCACCTCAGCGAAGAAAAAAATCTAAGCTATTTCAATGCTCCATCTGGATGCCCAATGGTGCAACACAGTCTGCAAAGCATGATAGAACTAATGAAATATAATATTTGGAGCAAAGAAGATATTGTAACGTTCATGTGTCATAATCCTGCAATTTTATTTAATATTTCAAAACGAGGATTTATAAGAGAAGGCTATTTCGCTGATTTAGCGCTTGTTGACCCAATGAAAAAATATACAGTTAATAAATCAAATATATTATATAAATGTAATTGGTCGCCGCTAGAAGGCACAGAATTTAGTGCCAGCATAGACAAAACATTTGTGAATGGCGATTTAGTTTGGGACGACGATAAAATAATTGAAAGTGCCAGCGCTATGCGCTTGACATTTGATAGAAAAAATTAA
- a CDS encoding DUF4878 domain-containing protein → MKKIFSILTVAVIAFAFTSCGGGSDTPEKVAEKFLNHVAKSEFKDAKSLATGEAVKTIETLESLSSMGGEKPEVKDIKIEDMKCDTKEDAANCTYKKDGKEGTIDLTKVDGKWKVSNYPKEMGGEEGLEADTETTEETAEATETDDVTEEEAK, encoded by the coding sequence ATGAAAAAGATTTTCAGTATTTTAACAGTAGCAGTTATTGCTTTTGCATTTACAAGCTGTGGTGGTGGTAGTGATACCCCAGAAAAAGTAGCAGAAAAATTCCTTAACCACGTTGCAAAAAGTGAATTCAAAGATGCTAAAAGTTTAGCAACTGGTGAAGCAGTAAAAACAATTGAAACCCTCGAAAGTTTATCTTCTATGGGTGGTGAAAAACCAGAAGTAAAAGATATCAAAATTGAGGATATGAAATGTGATACTAAAGAAGATGCTGCAAACTGCACATACAAAAAAGACGGAAAAGAAGGAACTATTGACTTAACAAAAGTTGATGGCAAATGGAAAGTTTCTAACTATCCAAAAGAAATGGGTGGTGAAGAAGGTTTAGAAGCTGACACAGAAACCACAGAAGAAACTGCAGAAGCTACAGAAACTGATGATGTAACTGAAGAAGAAGCAAAATAA
- a CDS encoding polyprenol monophosphomannose synthase: MSDSLVIIPTYNEKENIENIIRKVFSLEKNFDILVIEDNSPDGTAEIVKKLIPEFKDRLFIEERKGKLGLGTAYIHGFKWALARDYEYIFEMDADFSHNPDDLIRLYDACHKEGYDMSVGSRYITGVNVVNWPMGRVLLSYYASSYVRFITRMKVRDTTAGFVCYTRKVLEAINFDKISFLGYAFQIEMKYTVHKLGFKIKEVPIIFTDRTEGQSKMTKGIVREALFGVIQLRMRNIKRRHKKQ, from the coding sequence GTGTCAGATTCATTAGTAATTATACCAACATACAACGAAAAAGAGAATATTGAAAATATTATTAGAAAAGTATTTTCTCTTGAAAAAAACTTTGATATACTTGTAATCGAAGATAACTCCCCTGATGGAACCGCGGAAATAGTAAAAAAACTTATTCCTGAATTTAAAGACAGACTTTTTATTGAAGAAAGAAAAGGGAAATTAGGTTTAGGTACAGCTTACATTCATGGTTTTAAATGGGCTTTAGCTCGTGATTACGAATATATTTTCGAGATGGATGCTGATTTTAGCCATAATCCAGACGATTTAATAAGGCTATATGACGCATGCCATAAAGAAGGATATGACATGTCTGTTGGTTCTCGTTATATCACAGGAGTAAATGTTGTAAATTGGCCAATGGGACGCGTATTACTTAGCTATTATGCTTCTTCATATGTGCGCTTTATAACCCGTATGAAAGTTCGCGACACAACTGCTGGTTTCGTTTGTTACACAAGAAAAGTTCTTGAAGCCATAAATTTTGACAAAATATCTTTTTTAGGCTACGCTTTCCAAATAGAAATGAAATACACTGTTCATAAGCTAGGTTTTAAAATAAAAGAAGTTCCTATTATTTTTACTGACCGAACTGAAGGACAATCAAAAATGACAAAAGGCATTGTGCGAGAAGCACTTTTTGGTGTAATTCAGCTAAGAATGCGAAACATTAAACGTCGGCACAAAAAGCAATGA